One genomic window of Aliiroseovarius sp. M344 includes the following:
- a CDS encoding ATP-dependent helicase: MSDFNEDDAPKAPAAAARPSLSQQAMAARPMPYLDGLNPAQREAVEVLQGPVLMLAGAGTGKTKALTTRIAHLLNTGQARTNEILAVTFTNKAAREMKERVASLLGQTVEGMPWMGTFHSICVKLLRRHAELVGLKTNFTILDTDDQIRLMKQLIAANNIDEKRWPARLLAGVIDNWKNRAWTPEVLPASEANAFNGRGPELYAQYQARLQTLNACDFGDLLLHMVTIFQKHDDILKQYQSWFRYILVDEYQDTNVAQYLWLRLLAAGHKNICCVGDDDQSIYGWRGAEVGNILRFEKDFPGAKVVRLEQNYRSTAHILAAASGVIAGNEDRLGKELWTDAEGGEKVRLIGHWDGDEEARWVGEEIEAMQSGTRGRAPMSLDDMAILVRASHQMRAFEDRFLTIGLPYRVIGGPRFYERLEIRDAMAYFRLAVSLADDLAFERIVNKPKRGLGDVATTAIRNLGTRSGKSQFEGAKKAAATSAVKGKGGKALAELVGNLEFWSYLVSHVGDARELRVHRAKIYCERREIRKLSQHLVSVEIAIPDGEEEIAAQAEAALRLKSRIAQCESRIELLEKHIRILLGDHILLAETILEDSGYTDMWLNDKTPEAPGRLENLKELVKALESFENLQGFLEHISLIMDNDTDDAEEKVTIMTLHGAKGLEFPAVFLPGWEDGLFPSQRSMDESGLKGLEEERRLAYVGITRAEEVCTISFAANRRVYGQWQSQLPSRFVDELPADHVEVLTAPGLYGGGYGGMAGDFGGNSPLEEKASRADAYNSPGWRRMQSQGNLRAKSSPNEARGLVIDATAVSSFTQGDRVFHTKFGYGTVMGIEGDKLDIEFDKAGAKKVVSKFIVPAAQAG, translated from the coding sequence ATGAGCGATTTCAACGAAGACGATGCCCCCAAGGCTCCTGCGGCCGCCGCGCGTCCAAGCCTGTCGCAACAGGCAATGGCCGCGCGCCCGATGCCGTATCTGGATGGGCTGAACCCGGCACAGCGCGAAGCGGTCGAGGTGTTGCAGGGTCCGGTATTGATGTTGGCGGGTGCCGGGACGGGCAAGACCAAAGCCCTGACCACACGGATCGCGCATTTGCTGAACACCGGGCAGGCCCGGACGAACGAAATCCTTGCCGTGACCTTCACCAACAAAGCGGCGCGCGAGATGAAGGAACGTGTTGCCAGCCTGTTGGGCCAGACGGTTGAGGGGATGCCTTGGATGGGCACGTTCCATTCGATCTGCGTGAAGCTTCTGCGCCGTCATGCAGAGCTTGTGGGGCTGAAAACGAACTTCACCATTCTCGACACGGATGACCAGATCAGGCTGATGAAACAGCTGATTGCCGCCAACAATATCGACGAAAAGCGCTGGCCCGCGCGGTTGCTCGCTGGTGTGATCGACAACTGGAAAAACCGCGCGTGGACGCCCGAGGTGTTGCCTGCGTCAGAGGCGAACGCCTTCAACGGTCGTGGACCGGAACTGTATGCGCAATATCAGGCGCGATTGCAGACGCTGAACGCCTGCGACTTCGGCGACCTGCTGCTGCACATGGTCACGATTTTCCAGAAACACGACGATATCCTGAAGCAATACCAAAGCTGGTTTCGCTACATCCTCGTCGACGAATATCAAGATACCAACGTCGCCCAATACCTCTGGCTGCGCCTGCTGGCGGCGGGTCACAAGAACATCTGCTGCGTGGGCGATGACGACCAGTCGATCTATGGCTGGCGCGGGGCCGAGGTCGGCAACATCCTGCGGTTTGAAAAGGATTTTCCCGGCGCGAAAGTTGTCCGGTTGGAACAAAACTACCGTTCCACTGCGCATATTCTGGCCGCCGCGTCCGGCGTGATTGCGGGCAATGAAGATCGACTGGGCAAAGAGCTTTGGACCGACGCCGAGGGCGGCGAGAAGGTCCGCCTGATCGGCCATTGGGACGGCGACGAAGAAGCCCGCTGGGTCGGGGAAGAGATCGAGGCGATGCAATCGGGCACACGGGGCAGGGCGCCGATGTCGCTGGACGATATGGCCATCCTCGTGCGCGCCTCTCACCAAATGCGCGCGTTCGAGGATCGTTTCCTGACCATCGGTCTGCCGTATCGCGTGATCGGCGGCCCGCGCTTCTATGAACGTTTGGAAATTCGCGATGCGATGGCCTATTTCCGGCTGGCGGTCAGCTTGGCCGACGATTTGGCTTTTGAGCGTATCGTCAATAAACCCAAGCGTGGTCTGGGTGATGTCGCTACCACGGCGATCAGAAATCTAGGAACACGCAGCGGAAAGTCACAATTTGAAGGTGCGAAAAAAGCGGCGGCTACGTCTGCAGTAAAGGGTAAAGGCGGCAAGGCCCTTGCTGAACTTGTAGGCAACTTGGAGTTCTGGAGCTACCTTGTGTCACACGTTGGCGATGCACGGGAATTGCGTGTTCATAGAGCAAAGATCTACTGTGAGAGGCGGGAAATTAGAAAGCTTTCTCAACATCTTGTGAGTGTTGAGATCGCGATACCTGACGGCGAAGAAGAGATTGCTGCGCAGGCCGAGGCGGCTTTGCGACTAAAGTCTCGAATTGCTCAATGTGAATCAAGAATTGAACTTCTCGAAAAGCACATTCGGATCCTACTAGGTGATCATATTTTACTCGCTGAAACCATACTGGAAGACTCCGGCTACACCGACATGTGGCTCAATGACAAAACGCCCGAGGCACCGGGGCGGTTGGAGAACCTCAAAGAGCTGGTCAAAGCTTTGGAAAGTTTTGAGAACCTGCAAGGCTTCTTGGAACATATCAGCCTGATCATGGACAATGACACCGACGACGCCGAGGAAAAGGTCACCATTATGACCTTGCACGGCGCGAAGGGGTTGGAGTTCCCCGCTGTGTTCCTGCCGGGCTGGGAAGACGGGCTGTTTCCGTCTCAACGCTCGATGGATGAAAGCGGTCTTAAGGGGCTCGAGGAAGAGCGGCGGCTGGCCTATGTAGGTATCACGCGGGCCGAAGAGGTTTGCACGATTTCCTTTGCCGCGAACCGGCGCGTCTATGGCCAGTGGCAGTCACAACTGCCCTCGCGGTTTGTAGACGAGCTGCCCGCTGATCATGTCGAGGTGCTGACCGCGCCCGGCCTTTACGGCGGCGGGTACGGGGGCATGGCCGGGGATTTCGGCGGCAATTCCCCTTTGGAGGAGAAAGCCAGCCGGGCGGATGCCTATAACTCGCCGGGGTGGAGGCGGATGCAGTCACAGGGGAACCTGCGGGCCAAATCCAGCCCGAACGAAGCGCGCGGCTTGGTGATCGACGCCACTGCCGTGTCGTCCTTTACCCAAGGCGACAGGGTGTTTCACACAAAATTCGGGTATGGCACCGTGATGGGCATTGAAGGCGACAAACTGGATATCGAGTTTGACAAGGCGGGAGCCAAAAAGGTCGTGTCGAAGTTCATCGTGCCCGCTGCACAGGCGGGCTGA